The Cloeon dipterum chromosome X, ieCloDipt1.1, whole genome shotgun sequence genome includes a window with the following:
- the Pfdn5 gene encoding prefoldin subunit 5, translated as MASKNVSAAVQEIEIGPHLGLPQLNNIKNGLEQELSLMQESLNTLKMAQQKFQQSADCMERIKPGSDGKDILVPLTGSMYVAGKLKDTDSILINIGTGYYVEKDAAGATDYFNRKVKFVTEQMEKIQAIGIEKNKIRETIAEMMQGMVAQMAKQVGTASSQTQTS; from the exons ATGGCCTCAAAAAATGTGTCCGCCGCCGTGCAGGAGATCGAAATCGGGCCCCATTTGGGCCTTCCTCAGTTGAACAACATCAAAAATGGATTAGAACAG GAACTGTCCCTGATGCAAGAGTCGCTGAACACCTTGAAGATGGCACAGCAGAAGTTCCAGCAATCTGCAGATTGCATGGAGAGGATCAAGCCTGGCTCCGACGGAAAAGACATTTTGGTGCCCCTCACGGGATCT ATGTATGTTGCTGGTAAACTCAAGGACACGGACAGCATTCTTATAAACATCGGCACCGGATACTATGTTGAAAAA GATGCTGCGGGTGCTACGGATTATTTTAACCGGAAAGTCAAATTCGTCACGGAGCAGATGGAAAAGATTCAAGCAATAGGAattgaaaagaacaaaattagaGAAA CTATTGCTGAGATGATGCAAGGAATGGTCGCACAAATGGCCAAGCAGGTGGGCACTGCGTCAAGCCAGACGCAAACTTCATAA
- the LOC135946437 gene encoding uncharacterized protein LOC135946437 produces MKFFLILFMAIIMVGCEESATELATNDTDPDSDPQAVPSAAAPVAQEKCSPSGFRCLGNIIYSQCGKGFGKNVLFCRKGRICDDTGLEVCIPKPPPCEEEGAFMMPGYCNLYYMCIVTGDSLKQFVGSCEPGFEFSLTTGKCVYPAEAGCSIQREITPPPVVTKPQLEITQPPTAQKEDIFKCRNPGVFADPASCRHFFVCSKGWMLIFGNQLSPTRMTCPNWLPYFNAEKGVCWMYNTYCSQI; encoded by the exons atgaaattctttttgaTTTTG ttcatGGCCATCATCATGGTGGGCTGCGAGGAAAGCGCGACCGAGTTGGCTACGAACGACACCGACCCAGACTCAGACCCACAGGCGGTCCCTTCTGCAGCTGCACCAGTGGCTCAGGAAAAGTGCAGTCCGAGCGGCTTCAGGTGCCTGGGAAACATAATTTACTCGCAGTGCGGAAAGGGATTTGGAAAGAATGTGCTGTTCTGCCGAAAGGGAAGGATTTGCGACGACACTGGTCTTGAGGTTTGCATCCCAAAACCACCCCCCTGTGAAGAGGAAGGAGCCTTTATGATGCCTG gCTACTGCAATTTGTACTACATGTGTATCGTGACGGGCGACTCCCTGAAGCAATTTGTGGGCTCTTGCGAGCCAGGATTTGAGTTTAGTCTTACTACCGGAAAGTGTGTGTATCCCGCGGAGGCTGGCTGCTCTATTCAAAGGGAAATCACACCGCCTCCAGTCGTCACCAAGCCGCAATTGGAAATCACGCAGCCACCCACTGCGCAAAAGGAGGACATCTTCAAGTGCAGAAATCCAGGCGTGTTTGCCGACCCTGCGAGCTGCCGTCACTTCTTTGTTTGCTCCAAGGGGTGGATGCTGATTTTCGGCAACCAACTGTCGCCGACGAGGATGACTTGTCCTAACTGGTTGCCTTACTTTAACGCGGAGAAAGGAGTCTGCTGGATGTACAACACTTACtgctcacaaatttaa